From Novosphingobium resinovorum, the proteins below share one genomic window:
- a CDS encoding phage tail protein — protein MATLVFGSIGTMLGGPLGGAIGSLVGRQFDTALFGSTGREGPRLKELALTTSTYGQVLPRHFGRMRTAGSVIWATDLVERSEVQGTGKGGPSVTTYGYSANFAVALASRPIRALGRIWADGQLLRGADGELKAAGTLRFHNGAGRQPPDPLIASAEGAERCPAYRGLAYVVFEDLDLSGFYNRIPSLTFEVIADDDFSLQDIVGDVIDEIDANVALAEVVGYTSESAPASDLQTFAQILPLEIDASGENLVVARDRRQTAAIALAEPAITTADDDFGARTGFTRHRAAPSDSPPAILRYYDVERDYQASLQRATGRSLAGEPGAIDLPAALGAATARTMIERAARRIDWTRDRISWRTCELDPRVAPGARVTLPGIAGHWRIQAWEWHDGGVELSLERALPPGATTPPALASDPGRGNPAPDLPAGETRLAAFELPFDPAAGSSDAVRTVAAVSGTEAGWTGAALYADQGDGALQPLGQSGRTRAIMGTALSRLPGADPLQLDRGTQLEIQLVDPAMQLASIDTRRLGEGGNLAFVGEEIVQFLLATSLGQGRWRLEGLLRGRGGTEAAVAAHGDGEAFVLPGTGLASLDAGLLGSSPSRRVLAQGRGDPDPVTSPVYLAGITLRPLSPVHARRAIAADGAWTFTWTRRARGGWSWTDGIDVPLVEQAERYLVTLGPLDAPLAAWTTEAPELRIEPAVLARYAHNADAMFQVRQQGTHALSLPLPLAPVS, from the coding sequence ATGGCCACGCTCGTCTTCGGAAGTATCGGCACCATGCTGGGCGGCCCCCTCGGAGGGGCGATCGGCTCGCTGGTGGGACGCCAGTTCGACACCGCACTGTTCGGCTCGACCGGCCGCGAGGGCCCCCGCCTCAAGGAACTGGCGCTAACCACCTCGACTTACGGACAAGTCCTGCCCCGTCACTTCGGCCGCATGCGTACGGCAGGCTCCGTCATCTGGGCGACCGACCTTGTCGAACGCAGCGAGGTGCAAGGCACCGGCAAGGGCGGACCATCCGTGACGACTTACGGCTACTCCGCCAACTTCGCGGTCGCCCTCGCCAGTCGGCCGATCCGCGCTCTCGGCCGTATCTGGGCTGACGGCCAGCTGTTACGCGGCGCCGACGGGGAGCTCAAGGCCGCAGGGACCTTGCGCTTCCATAACGGGGCGGGCCGTCAACCGCCGGACCCGCTGATCGCCTCAGCCGAGGGTGCCGAACGCTGCCCCGCCTATCGCGGCCTCGCCTACGTGGTGTTCGAAGACCTCGATCTTTCGGGCTTCTACAACCGCATCCCGTCACTGACCTTCGAGGTCATCGCCGACGACGACTTCTCGTTGCAGGACATCGTCGGCGACGTGATCGACGAGATCGATGCGAACGTCGCTCTCGCCGAAGTCGTCGGCTACACCAGCGAAAGCGCTCCCGCGTCGGACTTGCAGACCTTCGCGCAGATACTTCCGCTCGAAATCGATGCCTCGGGCGAGAATCTCGTCGTCGCGCGCGACCGGCGGCAAACCGCCGCCATCGCCCTTGCCGAGCCTGCCATCACGACTGCAGACGACGATTTCGGCGCGCGGACCGGCTTCACCCGGCACCGTGCCGCGCCCTCCGACAGTCCGCCCGCCATCCTGCGCTATTACGACGTCGAGCGCGACTATCAGGCCAGCCTCCAGCGGGCGACCGGCCGCAGCCTCGCCGGAGAACCGGGCGCCATCGATCTGCCCGCCGCACTCGGAGCCGCTACGGCCCGCACCATGATCGAACGCGCCGCCCGCCGGATCGACTGGACCCGCGACCGCATATCGTGGCGCACCTGCGAACTCGACCCGCGAGTCGCGCCGGGCGCACGGGTCACGCTGCCCGGCATCGCCGGACACTGGCGCATCCAGGCATGGGAGTGGCACGACGGCGGCGTCGAACTTTCGCTGGAGCGCGCCCTTCCACCGGGAGCGACGACGCCGCCCGCACTCGCTTCGGATCCGGGACGTGGCAATCCCGCGCCTGATCTCCCGGCCGGCGAGACCCGCCTCGCCGCGTTCGAACTCCCGTTCGATCCTGCAGCAGGGTCGTCCGACGCGGTGCGCACCGTGGCAGCAGTCTCCGGCACCGAAGCGGGGTGGACCGGCGCGGCACTCTACGCCGACCAAGGTGACGGCGCGCTGCAGCCTCTTGGCCAAAGCGGCCGGACGCGCGCGATCATGGGCACGGCGCTGTCGCGGCTGCCCGGCGCCGATCCGCTGCAGCTCGATCGCGGCACTCAGCTGGAAATCCAACTCGTCGATCCCGCGATGCAACTGGCGAGCATCGACACGCGCCGCCTTGGCGAAGGAGGGAACCTGGCGTTCGTCGGCGAGGAGATCGTGCAGTTCCTGCTGGCGACGTCTCTTGGTCAGGGCCGCTGGCGGCTCGAAGGCCTTCTGCGCGGTCGTGGCGGGACCGAAGCCGCCGTCGCCGCGCACGGGGATGGCGAGGCATTCGTGCTGCCGGGCACCGGGCTTGCCTCCCTGGACGCCGGGCTGCTCGGCTCCTCGCCCTCGCGCAGAGTCCTCGCGCAAGGACGTGGCGACCCGGATCCGGTAACGTCTCCCGTATACCTCGCAGGGATCACGCTGCGCCCGTTGTCGCCGGTCCATGCCCGCCGGGCCATTGCCGCAGACGGCGCCTGGACGTTCACATGGACCCGCCGCGCGCGTGGCGGATGGTCGTGGACGGACGGCATCGATGTACCCCTCGTCGAACAGGCTGAGCGCTACCTCGTGACGCTCGGTCCGCTCGATGCCCCCCTGGCGGCCTGGACGACCGAGGCACCCGAACTTCGCATCGAGCCCGCCGTGCTCGCCCGATACGCCCACAACGCCGACGCGATGTTCCAGGTGCGTCAGCAGGGCACGCACGCGCTCTCGCTGCCCCTGCCGCTAGCCCCTGTTTCCTGA